One window from the genome of Anolis sagrei isolate rAnoSag1 chromosome 4, rAnoSag1.mat, whole genome shotgun sequence encodes:
- the PLTP gene encoding phospholipid transfer protein isoform X1: MSISAMPPLSRPCLSLLLLLPIFLSRANTAETPGCKIRITAKGLELVKQEGLRFVEQELENITIPDLHGKEGQFHYNISNVRVTHLDLPFSDLRFQTKQHLAFDIRNASIALRFRRQILYWFFYDIGSINASAEGVHIHTALELSKDSSGRLKISNSSCSASIARMNAGFSGTLRKVYQFLSAFITTGMRFLLNQQICPVLNHAGLVLLNSVLDTVPVRNPVDDHIGIDYSLLHDPAVTASTMDLAFKGMFFPLRSENASLPNAAPEPVLKETERMVYLAVSEYFFDSALFAYFQAGVLNMEITEVPKDLEVLLRASFFGSIVMMNPDVMDAPLLLRLQASSAPRCSIQVSGMSVSVTALFDIFLAPPGQPLVQLSSMTMEARMSAKVALRQKSLQVQLDLRRFRIYSNQSALESLALIPLQGPLKTLLQLAIMPLINEKTKKGVQIPLPEGMDFMKEVVTNHMGYLTIGADLHFSKGLREVIEKYRTPGSMAA; this comes from the exons at GTCCATCTCCGCCATGCCTCCTCTGAGCAGAccctgcctctccctcctcctcctgctgcccaTCTTCCTGAGCCGGGCAAACACGGCAGAGACGCCGGGATGCAAGATCCGGATCACCGCCAAGGGCCTGGAGCTGG TGAAGCAGGAGGGGCTGCGCTTCGTGGAGCAAGAGCTGGAGAACATCACCATCCCGGACCTTCACGGCAAGGAAGGCCAGTTCCACTACAACATCAGCAA cGTGAGGGTGACCCACCTGGACCTGCCCTTCTCGGACCTGCGCTTCCAGACCAAGCAGCACCTGGCCTTCGACATCCGCAACGCCTCCATCGCCCTCCGCTTCCGCCGGCAGATCCTCTACTGGTTctt CTATGACATCGGCTCCATCAACGCCTCGGCCGAGGGCGTCCACATCCACACGGCGCTGGAGCTCTCCAAGGACAGCAGCGGGCGCCTCAAGATCTCCAACAGCAGCTGCAGCGCCTCCATCGCACGCATGAACGCCGGCTTCTCCGGGACCCTCAG GAAAGTGTACCAGTTCCTGTCGGCCTTCATCACCACAGGGATGCGCTTCCTCCTCAACCAGCAG ATCTGCCCGGTCCTGAACCATGCCGGCCTGGTCCTGCTCAACTCCGTCCTGGACACAGTGCCCG TGCGGAACCCCGTGGACGACCACATTGGGATCGACTACTCCCTGCTGCATGACCCTGCGGTCACGGCAAGCACCATGGACCTGGCCTTTAAG GGCATGTTCTtccccctgcggagtgagaacgCCTCGCTGCCCAACGCGGCGCCGGAGCCTGTGCTCAAGGAGACGGAGCGCATGGTGTACCTGGCCGTCTCCGAGTACTTCTTCGACTCGGCCCTCTTCGCCTACTTCCAGGCCGGGGTCCTCAACATGGAGATTACGGAG GTGCCCAAAGACCTGGAAGTCCTGCTGAGAGCCTCGTTCTTTGGGAGCATCGTCATGATG AACCCGGACGTGATGGACGCCCCGCTGCTGCTGCGTCTGCAGGCCTCCTCGGCCCCTCGGTGCAGCATCCAGGTCTCCGGGATGTCCGTCTCCGTCACGGCCCTCTTCGACATCTTCCTGGCCCCGCCGGGACAGCCCCTCGTCCAGCTCTCCAGCATGACCATG GAAGCCCGGATGAGTGCCAAGGTGGCCTTGCGCCAGAAGTCCCTCCAAGTCCAGCTGGACCTCAGAAG GTTCCGGATCTACTCCAACCAATCGGCCCTCGAATCCTTGGCG CTCATCCCGCTGCAGGGACCCCTGAAGACGCTGCTGCAGTTGGCCATCATGCCCCTCATCAATG AGAAAACCAAGAAGGGCGTCCAGATCCCGCTTCCAGAAGGGATGGACTTCATGAAGGAAGTGGTCACCAACCACATG GGCTACCTCACCATCGGTGCCGACCTCCATTTCTCCAAAGGGCTGCGAGAGGTCATTGAGAAGTACCGGACGCCCGGCTCCATGGCCGCTTAA
- the PLTP gene encoding phospholipid transfer protein isoform X2, which yields MPPLSRPCLSLLLLLPIFLSRANTAETPGCKIRITAKGLELVKQEGLRFVEQELENITIPDLHGKEGQFHYNISNVRVTHLDLPFSDLRFQTKQHLAFDIRNASIALRFRRQILYWFFYDIGSINASAEGVHIHTALELSKDSSGRLKISNSSCSASIARMNAGFSGTLRKVYQFLSAFITTGMRFLLNQQICPVLNHAGLVLLNSVLDTVPVRNPVDDHIGIDYSLLHDPAVTASTMDLAFKGMFFPLRSENASLPNAAPEPVLKETERMVYLAVSEYFFDSALFAYFQAGVLNMEITEVPKDLEVLLRASFFGSIVMMNPDVMDAPLLLRLQASSAPRCSIQVSGMSVSVTALFDIFLAPPGQPLVQLSSMTMEARMSAKVALRQKSLQVQLDLRRFRIYSNQSALESLALIPLQGPLKTLLQLAIMPLINEKTKKGVQIPLPEGMDFMKEVVTNHMGYLTIGADLHFSKGLREVIEKYRTPGSMAA from the exons ATGCCTCCTCTGAGCAGAccctgcctctccctcctcctcctgctgcccaTCTTCCTGAGCCGGGCAAACACGGCAGAGACGCCGGGATGCAAGATCCGGATCACCGCCAAGGGCCTGGAGCTGG TGAAGCAGGAGGGGCTGCGCTTCGTGGAGCAAGAGCTGGAGAACATCACCATCCCGGACCTTCACGGCAAGGAAGGCCAGTTCCACTACAACATCAGCAA cGTGAGGGTGACCCACCTGGACCTGCCCTTCTCGGACCTGCGCTTCCAGACCAAGCAGCACCTGGCCTTCGACATCCGCAACGCCTCCATCGCCCTCCGCTTCCGCCGGCAGATCCTCTACTGGTTctt CTATGACATCGGCTCCATCAACGCCTCGGCCGAGGGCGTCCACATCCACACGGCGCTGGAGCTCTCCAAGGACAGCAGCGGGCGCCTCAAGATCTCCAACAGCAGCTGCAGCGCCTCCATCGCACGCATGAACGCCGGCTTCTCCGGGACCCTCAG GAAAGTGTACCAGTTCCTGTCGGCCTTCATCACCACAGGGATGCGCTTCCTCCTCAACCAGCAG ATCTGCCCGGTCCTGAACCATGCCGGCCTGGTCCTGCTCAACTCCGTCCTGGACACAGTGCCCG TGCGGAACCCCGTGGACGACCACATTGGGATCGACTACTCCCTGCTGCATGACCCTGCGGTCACGGCAAGCACCATGGACCTGGCCTTTAAG GGCATGTTCTtccccctgcggagtgagaacgCCTCGCTGCCCAACGCGGCGCCGGAGCCTGTGCTCAAGGAGACGGAGCGCATGGTGTACCTGGCCGTCTCCGAGTACTTCTTCGACTCGGCCCTCTTCGCCTACTTCCAGGCCGGGGTCCTCAACATGGAGATTACGGAG GTGCCCAAAGACCTGGAAGTCCTGCTGAGAGCCTCGTTCTTTGGGAGCATCGTCATGATG AACCCGGACGTGATGGACGCCCCGCTGCTGCTGCGTCTGCAGGCCTCCTCGGCCCCTCGGTGCAGCATCCAGGTCTCCGGGATGTCCGTCTCCGTCACGGCCCTCTTCGACATCTTCCTGGCCCCGCCGGGACAGCCCCTCGTCCAGCTCTCCAGCATGACCATG GAAGCCCGGATGAGTGCCAAGGTGGCCTTGCGCCAGAAGTCCCTCCAAGTCCAGCTGGACCTCAGAAG GTTCCGGATCTACTCCAACCAATCGGCCCTCGAATCCTTGGCG CTCATCCCGCTGCAGGGACCCCTGAAGACGCTGCTGCAGTTGGCCATCATGCCCCTCATCAATG AGAAAACCAAGAAGGGCGTCCAGATCCCGCTTCCAGAAGGGATGGACTTCATGAAGGAAGTGGTCACCAACCACATG GGCTACCTCACCATCGGTGCCGACCTCCATTTCTCCAAAGGGCTGCGAGAGGTCATTGAGAAGTACCGGACGCCCGGCTCCATGGCCGCTTAA